A region of Procambarus clarkii isolate CNS0578487 chromosome 48, FALCON_Pclarkii_2.0, whole genome shotgun sequence DNA encodes the following proteins:
- the LOC123764781 gene encoding UDP-glucosyltransferase 2, producing MQLWVMVVACGAVLQVAQASKFLFLGPLSSRSHKNFYMGIVNALADDGNQVTMVSSVKPTKVRENVREVTLVGVDIQDYTPNLFTGNRMAAPMTMISITPKLCSDALGKEEVQNLLKEDFDFILLSAFMSDCFLSVVYQLKVPFAFVSPAGLLGPLPVLMGNPSFPSYNPSLLLSSRHPLTFVERAISTLSEIATNVMFTYASSCMEGECRSRGLCPDDMPGFAEVSRNASLALINSVQTMEYPARPIVPNVVYCGGIHIHPAKPLPQDLEEWVQGAGDDGFIYFSLGSVVPGSTMPEEYRRAFIEVFGSLKQRVLWKWDQDTMEDLPPNVRISKWLPQQDILGDRRLHLFITHGGLLSTLESMYHGVPVLGMPVFGDQQGNMAKVERDGRGRVLLWEQLTSESLRDTINKIMNDSSMKAEVKESSKVMKDQPQDPAQVALYWLKYAIRHNGAPHLRCPAGEMSWYKLYNVDVWATVLVIELFSLYIFLRLVIACYSCLFSSKSKSKTD from the exons ATGcagttgtgggtgatggtggtggcgtgcGGCGCCGTACTGCAGGTGGCGCAGGCCAGCAAGTTCCTCTTCCTGGGACCTCTCTCTTCTAGGAGTCACAAGAACTTTTATATGGGCATTGTCAACGCCCTGGCTGATGATGGCAACCAG GTTACAATGGTGTCTTCAGTGAAGCCTACTAAGGTCCGAGAGAATGTGCGTGAGGTGACCTTAGTCGGCGTAGATATACAAGATTATACACCAAATTTATTTACTGGAAATCGAATGGCTGCTCCAATGACAATGATATCAATTACACCAAAACTCTGCTCCGATGCTCTGGGAAAGGAAGAGGTTCAGAATTTGCTGAAAGAGGATTTTGATTTCATTCTTCTGAGCGCATTTATGTCTGATTGCTTTTTGTCAGTGGTCTATCAGCTGAAG GTTCCCTTTGCGTTTGTGAGCCCAGCAGGGCTGCTGGGACCTTTGCCAGTATTGATGGGCAACCCCAGCTTCCCGTCATATAACCCGTCTCTCTTGTTATCGTCAAGACATCCCCTGACTTTCGTGGAGAGAGCAATCAGCACGCTGTCCGAAATTGCAACAAATGTTATGTTCACCTACGCTTCCTCATG CATGGAGGGGGAATGTCGGAGCCGTGGACTGTGTCCAGATGATATGCCAGGGTTTGCTGAAGTGAGCCGTAATGCAAGTCTTGCACTGATCAACAG TGTACAAACTATGGAATACCCAGCGCGGCCAATCGTGCCTAACGTGGTGTATTGTGGGGGAATCCACATCCATCCAGCAAAGCCTCTGCCACAG GATCTTGAGGAATGGGTTCAAGGTGCTGGCGACGATGGCTTCATATACTTCAGTCTTGGCTCAGTTGTCCCAGGATCCACTATGCCAGAAGA GTACAGGAGAGCGTTCATTGAAGTGTTTGGATCCCTCAAGCAGAGAGTGTTGTGGAAGTGGGACCAGGACACTATGGAAGACCTGCCCCCAAATGTGCGCATCAGCAAATGGCTCCCTCAACAAGACATCCTCG GTGATCGCCGCCTGCATTTGTTCATCACCCACGGTGGTCTACTCAGCACCCTGGAGTCCATGTACCATGGTGTACCCGTGCTGGGCATGCCTGTGTTCGGGGACCAGCAAGGCAACATGGCCAAGGTGGAGAGAGACGGCCGGGGACGTGTGTTGTTATGGGAACAGCTCACCTCTGAGTCTCTCAGAGACACGATCAACAAGATTATGAATGACTCTAG CATGAAAGCCGAGGTTAAAGAAAGCTCAAAGGTAATGAAGGACCAGCCACAGGATCCTGCTCAAGTGGCACTCTATTGGCTCAAGTATGCTATAAGGCACAACGGTGCCCCTCATCTCCGCTGCCCTGCTGGCGAAATGTCCTG GTACAAGCTGTACAATGTGGACGTCTGGGCAACTGTGCTTGTAATTGAGCTCTTCTCTCTCTACATCTTCTTACGTCTAGTAATAGCCTGCTATTCTTGCCTCTTTTCCtccaaatcaaaatccaaaactgaTTAA
- the LOC123764779 gene encoding nicotinamide riboside kinase 1 isoform X3 gives MALLNLYTLHEELQAKTSSSGWRVVGLSGATGGGKTTLANQLLASLPTTTLYLTQDEYILPDHSNAHLKAPEPLKGYNKDSLASIDMTKMIADIKQILATDGRDINFVDYDEIHNRSKIIGSALNIPRPPFIGHKEKSHLSSVLLLDGFLLFNHPEVPQFCDLLYFITLTKEQCLERRKMRVFTNVSMNSEQYFELCAWPQYEQHFTQMCNTVNNIHFINGASQPHITYERVFKDIMHMLGGDTC, from the coding sequence ATGGCGCTTCTGAACCTTTACACACTGCATGAGGAACTTCAAGCTAAGACTAGTAGCTCTGGGTGGAGAGTGGTTGGCTTGTCAGGAGCAACTGGTGGTGGGAAGACTACTCTAGCGAACCAATTACTTGCGTCCCTCCCGACCACAACTCTTTATCTGACCCAAGATGAGTATATACTCCCTGACCACTCCAATGCTCATCTGAAAGCTCCTGAACCTCTAAAGGGTTATAACAAAGATTCTTTAGCTAGCATCGACATGACAAAGATGATTGCAGATATCAAGCAAATTCTGGCAACAGATGGAAGAGATATAAACTTTGTGGATTATGACGAGATACATAATCGGAGTAAAATTATTGGAtcagcattaaatataccaagacCGCCATTTATTGGACACAAGGAAAAGTCACATCTTTCATCAGTACTGCTTCTGGATGGCTTTTTGTTGTTCAATCATCCTGAGGTGCCCCAGTTCTGTGATCTCCTCTACTTTATCACCCTAACTAAGGAACAATGTTTggagaggaggaagatgagggtgtTCACCAATGTCAGTATGAACTCAGAACAGTACTTTGAACTGTGTGCCTGGCCTCAATATGAGCAACACTTCACCCAGATGTGCAACACAGTTAACAACATCCACTTTATCAATGGTGCTTCACAACCCCACATCACATACGAAAGGGTTTTTAAGGATATAATGCATATGCTGGGTGGAGATACCTGTTAA
- the LOC123764779 gene encoding nicotinamide riboside kinase 1 isoform X1, whose product MQKPTFKFKFKYGFQRNMALLNLYTLHEELQAKTSSSGWRVVGLSGATGGGKTTLANQLLASLPTTTLYLTQDEYILPDHSNAHLKAPEPLKGYNKDSLASIDMTKMIADIKQILATDGRDINFVDYDEIHNRSKIIGSALNIPRPPFIGHKEKSHLSSVLLLDGFLLFNHPEVPQFCDLLYFITLTKEQCLERRKMRVFTNVSMNSEQYFELCAWPQYEQHFTQMCNTVNNIHFINGASQPHITYERVFKDIMHMLGGDTC is encoded by the coding sequence ATACGGATTCCAGAGAAATATGGCGCTTCTGAACCTTTACACACTGCATGAGGAACTTCAAGCTAAGACTAGTAGCTCTGGGTGGAGAGTGGTTGGCTTGTCAGGAGCAACTGGTGGTGGGAAGACTACTCTAGCGAACCAATTACTTGCGTCCCTCCCGACCACAACTCTTTATCTGACCCAAGATGAGTATATACTCCCTGACCACTCCAATGCTCATCTGAAAGCTCCTGAACCTCTAAAGGGTTATAACAAAGATTCTTTAGCTAGCATCGACATGACAAAGATGATTGCAGATATCAAGCAAATTCTGGCAACAGATGGAAGAGATATAAACTTTGTGGATTATGACGAGATACATAATCGGAGTAAAATTATTGGAtcagcattaaatataccaagacCGCCATTTATTGGACACAAGGAAAAGTCACATCTTTCATCAGTACTGCTTCTGGATGGCTTTTTGTTGTTCAATCATCCTGAGGTGCCCCAGTTCTGTGATCTCCTCTACTTTATCACCCTAACTAAGGAACAATGTTTggagaggaggaagatgagggtgtTCACCAATGTCAGTATGAACTCAGAACAGTACTTTGAACTGTGTGCCTGGCCTCAATATGAGCAACACTTCACCCAGATGTGCAACACAGTTAACAACATCCACTTTATCAATGGTGCTTCACAACCCCACATCACATACGAAAGGGTTTTTAAGGATATAATGCATATGCTGGGTGGAGATACCTGTTAA
- the LOC123764779 gene encoding nicotinamide riboside kinase 1 isoform X2, with protein sequence MQKPTFKFKYGFQRNMALLNLYTLHEELQAKTSSSGWRVVGLSGATGGGKTTLANQLLASLPTTTLYLTQDEYILPDHSNAHLKAPEPLKGYNKDSLASIDMTKMIADIKQILATDGRDINFVDYDEIHNRSKIIGSALNIPRPPFIGHKEKSHLSSVLLLDGFLLFNHPEVPQFCDLLYFITLTKEQCLERRKMRVFTNVSMNSEQYFELCAWPQYEQHFTQMCNTVNNIHFINGASQPHITYERVFKDIMHMLGGDTC encoded by the coding sequence ATACGGATTCCAGAGAAATATGGCGCTTCTGAACCTTTACACACTGCATGAGGAACTTCAAGCTAAGACTAGTAGCTCTGGGTGGAGAGTGGTTGGCTTGTCAGGAGCAACTGGTGGTGGGAAGACTACTCTAGCGAACCAATTACTTGCGTCCCTCCCGACCACAACTCTTTATCTGACCCAAGATGAGTATATACTCCCTGACCACTCCAATGCTCATCTGAAAGCTCCTGAACCTCTAAAGGGTTATAACAAAGATTCTTTAGCTAGCATCGACATGACAAAGATGATTGCAGATATCAAGCAAATTCTGGCAACAGATGGAAGAGATATAAACTTTGTGGATTATGACGAGATACATAATCGGAGTAAAATTATTGGAtcagcattaaatataccaagacCGCCATTTATTGGACACAAGGAAAAGTCACATCTTTCATCAGTACTGCTTCTGGATGGCTTTTTGTTGTTCAATCATCCTGAGGTGCCCCAGTTCTGTGATCTCCTCTACTTTATCACCCTAACTAAGGAACAATGTTTggagaggaggaagatgagggtgtTCACCAATGTCAGTATGAACTCAGAACAGTACTTTGAACTGTGTGCCTGGCCTCAATATGAGCAACACTTCACCCAGATGTGCAACACAGTTAACAACATCCACTTTATCAATGGTGCTTCACAACCCCACATCACATACGAAAGGGTTTTTAAGGATATAATGCATATGCTGGGTGGAGATACCTGTTAA
- the Mettl14 gene encoding N6-adenosine-methyltransferase non-catalytic subunit: MSGDDVMKDMKERAKLRRQLLAQQLGVASADKLGQALGNIGKLQDDQDRIKRQRRSRQQEELEGEEAANMVYTDSSTFLKGTQSANPHNDYCQHFVDTGQRPQNFIRDVGLADRFEEYPKLRELIKLKDDLIATTATPPMYLQTDLQTFDLRELPTKFDVILVEPPLEEYQHTGVNNVQFWDWQKIMDLDIAQVAAPRSFIFLWCGSSEGLDLGRQCLRKWGFRRCEDICWIRTNISNPGHLKNLEPKAVFQRTKEHCLMGIKGTVRRSTDGDFIHANVDIDLIISEEAEYGSLEKPVEIFHIIEHFCLGRRRLHVFGRDSTIRPGWLTLGPGLTSSNFDPDVYAGYFTSGQITTGCTERIEALRPKSPPPKVKGGPGGRGRGGMSSRANFTRGRGRAR; this comes from the exons ATGAGTGGAGATGATGTCATGAAAGACATGAAGGAACGAGCAAAGTTGCGTCGTCAGCTGCTTGCCCAACAG CTAGGAGTTGCCAGTGCAGACAAGCTGGGTCAGGCCTTAGGCAACATTGGCAAACTTCAAGATGACCAGGATCGCATAAAGAGACAAAGAAGGTCACGGCAGCAAGAAGAACTAGAAGGAGAGGAAGCCGCCAATATGGTGTATACAGACTCCTCTACATTCCTTAAG GGCACTCAATCAGCGAACCCCCACAATGATTACTGTCAACATTTTGTGGATACTGGACAACGTCCACAAAATTTTATTAGAGATGTTGGGCTGGCAGACAGATTTGAAGAATATCCAAAACTACGAGAACTAATAAAACTTAAG GATGATTTAATAGCTACAACTGcaacaccacccatgtatctccaaACTGATCTCCAAACATTTGACCTGCGTGAGCTACCTACAAAGTTTGATGTGATACTGGTCGAGCCACCACTTGAGGAATATCAGCATACAGGTGTAAATAACGTACAATTCTGGGATTGGCAGAAGATAATGGACTTGGATATTGCACAG GTTGCAGCACCACGCAGCTTTATTTTTTTGTGGTGTGGCTCTTCAGAAGGATTAGATCTTGGCCGTCAGTGTCTTCGCAAATGGGGTTTTCGACGTTGTGAAGATATATGCTGGATACGCACTAACATTAGCAATCCAGGACATTTGAAAAATCTTGAACCGAAAGCTGTATTTCAACGAACAAAG GAACATTGTCTAATGGGAATAAAGGGTACTGTACGTCGGTCAACTGACGGTGATTTCATCCACGCAAATGTTGACATTGATCTTATAATATCTGAAGAAGCTGAATATGGATCGCTAGAAAAACCAGTGGAAATATTTCACATTATTGAACACTTCTGCCTTGGTCGTCGCAG GTTGCACGTGTTTGGCCGTGATAGCACCATTCGTCCTGGCTGGCTCACCCTCGGCCCAGGTCTCACCAGCAGCAACTTTGATCCTGATGTTTATGCAGGCTATTTTACAAGTGGCCAAATTACAACAGGTTGTACCGAGCGCATTGAGGCTCTGCGACCAAAATCTCCTCCTCCGAAGGTAAAAGGAGGACCAGGTGGACGAGGAAGAGGGGGAATGTCTTCGCGAGCAAATTTCACCCGTGGGCGAGGACGAGCAAGATAA